A DNA window from Thiothrix subterranea contains the following coding sequences:
- a CDS encoding ATP-binding protein, with the protein METTYKHYDIRLSIDSRLEQVRVLSGALRGIGKELELSDDKLGQLELMMVEAVNNVIEHAYEMQGGNDVRVRVEYNPDVVNLIISDSGRTMPDAVHAETHEMPDPEDLPEGGWGMGLIHLLADSIRYIRDAKGNHLHVSKQLA; encoded by the coding sequence ATGGAAACGACTTACAAACACTATGACATTCGGCTCTCTATCGACAGCCGTTTGGAACAAGTACGGGTGTTGTCAGGCGCATTACGCGGGATCGGCAAAGAGCTGGAACTGTCCGATGATAAGCTGGGGCAACTCGAATTGATGATGGTGGAAGCCGTCAACAATGTGATCGAACACGCTTACGAAATGCAGGGTGGCAACGATGTGCGGGTGCGGGTGGAGTACAACCCCGACGTGGTGAACCTGATCATTTCTGACAGCGGTCGCACCATGCCAGACGCGGTACACGCCGAGACGCATGAAATGCCTGACCCGGAAGACTTGCCAGAAGGCGGTTGGGGCATGGGTTTGATTCACTTGCTGGCAGATTCCATTCGCTATATCCGTGATGCCAAAGGCAACCATCTGCACGTCAGTAAGCAGTTGGCTTGA
- the aroB gene encoding 3-dehydroquinate synthase produces MQTLNLDLGERSYPIHIGQSLLQQSELVTPHIRGKSAVVVTNTTVAPLYLEATQRLLTGLKHSAVILPDGEGYKNLYVLNQIYTHLLENKADRKTTLIALGGGVVGDMTGYAAASYQRGINFIQIPTTLLAMVDSSVGGKTGVNHPLGKNMIGAFHQPQCVLIDTDSLNTLADRELSAGIAEIVKYGLIRDPAFLQWLDTNMDKLLARDPEALTYAIFRSCEHKAEVVAADERESGQRALLNLGHTFGHAIEAAMGYGNWLHGEAVATGMVMAAELSQQMGWLAADDVAYTRHILQRANLPVDPPAQMTGEDFTRYMSVDKKVLDGTLRLILMKSLGESIVTAEFDPAALKRVLNREI; encoded by the coding sequence ATGCAAACCCTTAATCTCGACCTTGGCGAGCGCAGCTACCCGATTCACATCGGGCAGAGCTTACTGCAACAGTCTGAATTGGTAACGCCGCACATTCGTGGCAAAAGCGCGGTGGTCGTTACCAATACCACCGTTGCGCCGCTGTATCTGGAAGCGACGCAACGCTTGCTGACGGGTTTGAAACACTCAGCCGTGATTTTGCCCGATGGCGAAGGCTACAAAAACCTCTATGTCCTCAACCAGATTTACACCCACTTGCTGGAAAACAAGGCTGACCGCAAAACCACGCTGATTGCACTCGGAGGCGGTGTGGTGGGTGATATGACCGGCTATGCAGCAGCCAGCTATCAACGCGGCATCAACTTCATCCAGATTCCCACCACCTTGCTGGCAATGGTCGATTCTTCCGTCGGCGGCAAAACCGGCGTGAATCACCCGCTCGGCAAGAACATGATCGGCGCATTCCACCAGCCACAATGCGTACTGATCGACACCGACAGCTTGAATACGCTGGCTGACCGCGAACTGAGTGCAGGCATTGCTGAAATCGTGAAATACGGTTTGATTCGTGATCCCGCCTTCCTGCAATGGCTGGATACCAACATGGATAAGCTGCTGGCGCGTGACCCCGAAGCGTTGACCTATGCGATTTTCCGCTCCTGCGAACACAAAGCCGAAGTCGTCGCGGCAGATGAACGTGAGTCTGGGCAACGCGCCTTGCTGAATCTGGGGCATACCTTCGGTCACGCGATCGAAGCCGCAATGGGTTACGGCAACTGGTTGCACGGCGAAGCGGTTGCAACCGGCATGGTGATGGCAGCAGAATTGTCGCAGCAAATGGGCTGGCTGGCGGCGGATGACGTGGCTTACACGCGCCACATTTTGCAACGCGCTAACTTGCCGGTTGACCCGCCCGCGCAAATGACCGGCGAAGACTTCACCCGCTATATGTCGGTGGACAAAAAAGTGTTGGATGGCACATTGCGCCTTATCCTGATGAAATCGCTCGGTGAATCCATCGTGACGGCGGAGTTTGACCCCGCCGCCCTCAAGCGCGTGTTGAATCGGGAAATCTGA
- a CDS encoding glycoside hydrolase family 2 protein, whose translation MKRLVWAVIMVWVLLLQGCSSIPSSQPDSVSKTGSLAGQWEFLPSGSEAMPAAKAVWQTINVPGNWYTQGYDHHGVAWYRLKFNANTSPETVSTLHFGGVDYFAAVWLNGQKLGEHEGYFQAFAFDVSQHLKADENILLVRVNSPQEKAEDYSLRKRLIKGIFAHHDTRPGGAWSDRGQEQNTGGIWGEVRLQQSQQVQLAPQRVQVQPVKGLEQWQVLVDLDTLGALPADAELQWSVEPMGFVEEGVCNTPLQCPRRGVLHTPSSTILIHNPKLWNPHGYGDPNLYKLTVSAVHNGTVLDSFERTIGFRKIRRSPQEIWSINDQRIQLKGTNYIANQWLSDMTSADFRRDIQLMLDANINTVRVHAHVTAPEFYRLCDEMGLMVWQDFPLQWGYQDTPEFHQQAVSQVGDMIRQFGQYTSIIQWTLHNEPPWDADWMKWKYKDYNPQQNKVLDNKLHRAALALEKTRPISMISSTKEHPWLGWYSGHWLDYAKPTKTATIAEFGAQALPDKATLRKILGHEAELPTTDAAWDEWAFHNFQRKETLEIAKVPQGKTLDEFIDNTQQYQARLNQLAAESYRRQAYRPVGALFQFMLVEDWASMNWGMVDFWRKPKPGYYALQRAYQPILPSLAWSKVDYAAGETITFGAWALNDSTANYPNARYDIKLLRDKQTLDTQTWAFNLTADMHQYLRDYTAPMLDAGEYLLETTIHDAQGKLLSSNEYRFTVQPQQ comes from the coding sequence ATGAAGCGGCTGGTTTGGGCAGTCATCATGGTGTGGGTACTGCTCTTGCAGGGGTGCAGCAGCATCCCGTCCAGTCAGCCTGATTCTGTCAGTAAAACGGGTTCGCTGGCGGGGCAGTGGGAATTTCTGCCCTCCGGTTCGGAGGCCATGCCCGCTGCCAAAGCCGTATGGCAAACCATCAATGTTCCCGGTAATTGGTACACGCAAGGCTATGACCATCATGGCGTGGCGTGGTATCGGCTCAAGTTTAACGCGAATACGTCCCCTGAAACCGTGTCTACCCTGCATTTTGGCGGGGTGGATTACTTTGCCGCTGTGTGGTTGAACGGGCAAAAGCTCGGTGAACACGAAGGTTATTTTCAAGCCTTTGCCTTTGATGTTTCGCAGCATTTGAAGGCTGACGAAAATATTTTGTTGGTAAGGGTGAACAGTCCGCAGGAAAAGGCGGAAGATTATTCGCTGCGTAAGCGATTGATTAAAGGCATTTTTGCGCACCACGATACACGCCCCGGTGGGGCTTGGTCGGATCGGGGGCAGGAACAGAATACCGGCGGCATTTGGGGTGAGGTGCGTTTGCAGCAATCTCAGCAGGTACAGCTTGCGCCGCAACGTGTGCAGGTGCAGCCAGTGAAGGGGCTGGAGCAGTGGCAGGTGTTGGTCGATTTGGATACGCTGGGAGCGTTGCCAGCCGATGCAGAATTGCAATGGTCTGTAGAGCCGATGGGGTTTGTGGAAGAGGGCGTATGCAATACGCCCCTACAATGCCCGCGTAGGGGCGTATTGCATACGCCCTCTTCAACTATTCTTATTCATAATCCCAAACTCTGGAATCCGCACGGCTACGGCGATCCCAACCTCTACAAGCTAACCGTCAGCGCCGTACACAACGGCACAGTACTCGACTCCTTCGAGCGCACCATCGGCTTCCGCAAAATCCGTCGTTCACCGCAAGAAATCTGGAGCATCAACGACCAGCGCATCCAGCTTAAAGGCACGAATTACATCGCTAACCAGTGGCTCAGTGACATGACATCGGCGGATTTTCGCCGCGATATTCAATTGATGCTGGATGCGAATATCAACACCGTGCGCGTCCATGCCCACGTCACTGCCCCTGAATTTTACCGTTTGTGCGATGAAATGGGTTTGATGGTGTGGCAAGATTTCCCATTGCAATGGGGCTATCAGGACACACCCGAATTCCATCAGCAAGCGGTGTCACAAGTCGGCGATATGATCCGCCAATTCGGGCAATACACTTCCATCATCCAGTGGACGTTGCACAACGAGCCACCGTGGGATGCGGATTGGATGAAGTGGAAGTACAAAGATTACAACCCGCAGCAAAACAAAGTGCTGGATAACAAGCTGCATCGTGCGGCGTTGGCGTTGGAAAAAACTCGCCCGATCAGCATGATTTCTTCCACCAAAGAACACCCGTGGTTGGGCTGGTATTCGGGGCATTGGCTCGATTACGCCAAGCCGACCAAGACCGCCACCATAGCCGAATTCGGTGCGCAAGCCTTGCCGGATAAAGCAACCTTGCGCAAGATTCTGGGGCATGAAGCGGAATTGCCCACCACGGATGCGGCATGGGACGAATGGGCGTTCCACAACTTCCAGCGCAAAGAAACCTTAGAGATTGCCAAAGTTCCGCAAGGCAAAACGTTGGATGAATTCATTGATAATACCCAGCAATATCAAGCGCGGTTAAATCAGCTTGCAGCAGAATCCTACCGTCGCCAAGCGTACCGTCCAGTCGGAGCGTTGTTCCAGTTCATGCTGGTGGAAGATTGGGCTTCGATGAATTGGGGCATGGTAGATTTTTGGCGTAAACCCAAGCCGGGGTATTACGCATTGCAACGTGCTTACCAGCCCATTTTACCGAGTTTGGCGTGGAGCAAGGTGGACTATGCAGCGGGTGAAACCATTACGTTTGGCGCATGGGCATTGAATGACAGCACCGCGAACTACCCGAATGCACGTTATGACATCAAGCTGTTGCGGGACAAGCAAACGCTGGATACGCAAACATGGGCGTTCAATCTGACCGCTGATATGCACCAATATTTACGCGATTACACCGCACCTATGTTGGATGCGGGCGAGTACCTTCTGGAAACCACTATCCACGATGCGCAAGGCAAACTGTTAAGCAGCAACGAATACCGTTTCACCGTTCAACCACAACAATAA
- a CDS encoding shikimate kinase encodes MQNSIILVGLMGAGKSTIGRQLARRLNLTFYDSDRVIEERTGVSIPTIFELEGEAGFREREEQVIAELTALPDILLATGGGSVLRETNRQHLKTGGCVIYLRASADQLFQRIKHDRSRPLMQTENPLQTLRNLLKTREPYYLEVADLVVPTGKQKVNVILREIHNKLKQLQEVTHANP; translated from the coding sequence ATGCAAAACAGTATCATTCTGGTGGGATTGATGGGCGCGGGAAAATCCACCATAGGCCGACAACTTGCGCGACGACTGAACCTAACCTTCTACGATTCCGACAGGGTGATCGAAGAGCGCACGGGTGTCAGCATCCCCACCATCTTTGAGCTTGAAGGAGAAGCTGGCTTTCGCGAGCGCGAAGAACAAGTCATCGCCGAACTCACCGCCCTTCCCGACATATTACTCGCCACCGGCGGCGGCAGTGTTTTGCGCGAAACCAACCGCCAACATCTCAAAACTGGAGGGTGTGTGATCTACTTACGGGCTTCCGCCGACCAACTGTTTCAGCGCATCAAACACGACCGCAGCCGCCCCTTGATGCAAACCGAAAACCCGTTGCAAACCTTACGCAACCTGCTAAAAACCCGCGAGCCGTATTATCTGGAAGTCGCTGATTTAGTCGTGCCAACGGGCAAACAAAAAGTGAACGTTATCCTGCGCGAAATCCACAACAAACTCAAACAATTACAGGAAGTTACCCATGCAAACCCTTAA
- a CDS encoding glycosyltransferase family 2 protein translates to MGFYFDKFEDRKPEPPLEYSAVTESIWQFLAVIALTLGAWYLWWRWTESLNPDALWYAIPLAFAETASYFGLGLFVFNLWKVQDYEQLPPPEKLSEVVRPDHGEERPLKVDVFFPSYNEDVELVRLSIRDAKKVTYPHSIELKIFVLDDGKRAEMRQVAEEEGVGYITRTSNIGFKAGNLRNAMEQTHGDFIVICDADTRPFPTILEHTLGYFRDPDVAWVQTPQWFFDLPEGKRLPDVLGKYLKTPGRWLGKGVEAVIGEMRVGEDPFVNEPKMFYDIIQRRRNWANASFCCGAGSIHRREAVMEAALKTYSDTIEKQVGKQSKQLQKLMGGEALDSDLVQEMRHQVAGEEEFTPYRFHVSEDIYTSIVLHSDEDRHWKSVLHPAVESKMLSPQDLLSWTVQRFKYAGGTLDIVMHDNPMTRKGMSWAQRLMYGATAWSYLGGIWNMLFLAAPLIYLFSGIAPVSAYTGDFFLHILPFLIAMELAFMVGTWGIAGYRSKASYLSFFPVNLQAIWTVLKGEQIKFPVTPKDRQEGNFFHLVLPQFAVIVLTVLGITYASVQFFALGNDDYSLGGILTNLFWGLNNILALSGIVMAAFWQPEPDEVVEEVAQPQQYNNNEVTV, encoded by the coding sequence ATGGGATTCTATTTCGACAAGTTTGAAGACCGCAAACCCGAACCGCCGTTGGAATATTCAGCGGTAACGGAAAGCATTTGGCAATTTCTCGCTGTCATCGCCCTGACCTTGGGGGCGTGGTATTTGTGGTGGCGGTGGACGGAATCGCTTAACCCGGATGCGCTGTGGTATGCGATTCCGCTGGCATTTGCTGAAACCGCCTCCTATTTTGGGCTGGGGTTGTTCGTGTTCAACTTGTGGAAAGTGCAGGATTACGAACAGTTGCCGCCGCCTGAAAAATTGAGCGAAGTGGTGCGCCCCGATCATGGTGAAGAACGCCCGTTGAAAGTGGATGTATTTTTCCCCAGCTACAACGAAGACGTGGAGCTGGTGCGTTTGAGTATCCGTGATGCGAAAAAGGTGACGTATCCGCATTCGATTGAGCTGAAAATTTTCGTGCTGGATGATGGTAAACGTGCGGAAATGCGCCAAGTGGCGGAAGAAGAGGGTGTGGGTTACATTACCCGCACCAGCAATATCGGGTTCAAAGCTGGCAATTTGCGCAATGCAATGGAGCAAACCCACGGTGATTTTATCGTGATTTGCGATGCCGATACGCGCCCATTCCCGACGATTTTGGAACACACGCTCGGCTATTTTCGTGACCCGGATGTGGCGTGGGTGCAAACCCCGCAATGGTTTTTTGATTTACCGGAAGGCAAACGTTTGCCCGATGTGTTGGGTAAATACCTGAAAACCCCCGGTCGTTGGTTGGGCAAAGGCGTGGAAGCGGTGATCGGTGAAATGCGCGTCGGCGAAGACCCGTTCGTAAATGAGCCAAAAATGTTCTACGACATTATCCAACGCCGTCGTAACTGGGCGAATGCGTCGTTTTGTTGCGGGGCAGGCTCGATTCATCGGCGTGAAGCGGTGATGGAAGCGGCGCTCAAAACCTATTCCGATACCATCGAAAAGCAGGTCGGCAAGCAGTCCAAACAATTGCAAAAGCTGATGGGCGGGGAAGCACTCGACAGCGATTTGGTGCAGGAAATGCGCCATCAGGTGGCGGGAGAAGAAGAATTTACCCCGTACCGTTTTCACGTTTCCGAAGATATTTACACCTCGATTGTGCTGCATTCGGATGAAGATCGGCATTGGAAATCGGTGCTGCATCCGGCAGTTGAATCGAAAATGTTGTCGCCGCAAGACTTGTTGAGTTGGACGGTGCAACGCTTCAAATATGCAGGTGGCACGTTGGATATTGTCATGCACGACAATCCGATGACGCGCAAAGGCATGAGTTGGGCGCAACGCTTGATGTACGGCGCAACAGCATGGTCATACCTTGGCGGTATCTGGAATATGCTGTTTTTGGCAGCGCCGTTGATTTATTTGTTTAGCGGGATTGCGCCGGTGAGCGCGTATACCGGGGATTTTTTCCTGCACATTTTGCCGTTCCTGATTGCGATGGAATTGGCGTTTATGGTGGGGACGTGGGGGATTGCGGGCTACCGTTCCAAGGCTAGTTATTTGTCGTTTTTCCCGGTGAATCTTCAGGCGATTTGGACGGTGTTGAAGGGTGAACAGATTAAGTTTCCGGTGACACCGAAAGATCGGCAAGAAGGTAATTTTTTCCATCTGGTGCTGCCGCAATTTGCGGTGATTGTGTTGACGGTGTTGGGGATTACGTATGCCAGCGTGCAGTTTTTTGCGTTGGGTAATGACGATTATTCGCTGGGTGGGATTTTGACCAACCTGTTTTGGGGGCTGAATAATATTTTGGCGTTGAGTGGGATTGTGATGGCGGCGTTTTGGCAGCCGGAGCCAGACGAGGTTGTTGAGGAAGTAGCTCAACCCCAACAGTATAATAATAACGAGGTGACAGTATGA
- the pilQ gene encoding type IV pilus secretin PilQ gives MKTIKQSVALAILVACTPASSLVFAADKQLQNITAQATGNKTEVQLQFSSPVQLPQGFLMENPSRLVFDFPATDVAPNTRSKAVNLGNVQTIDAANNQGKARVVVHLNGLVNHTLESRGNTVVMLFDNNGKQQTTPNVQRSGKASADNFAPAPKPSTVETQNLASLPPTVTPASQTLPLPELPVPAALPKDYAWYTPPDAVAPPAPVVMPAPVVMPPPKAVIAPPMAAKPAPLASVATPAPMPVAAPANTVSQLQSVDFRREPDGSGRMIINLPSADTNVSDSKSGNTITVTLADVDVPANLQKRMDVMDFGTPVSSIDVAQRNDGARIRLSSHEGFEYRTNRNGNEYTVYIDKLNVSAEEKLASEQKKKTFTGEKLSLNFQDIEVRAVLQLLADFTDKNIVVSDTVAGNITVRLKDVPWDQALDIVLESKNLAMRENGNVIWVAPAAELTAKEQQELQSIKAKQELEPLVTEYIAINFAKASELSALIEKSKGEDKQSLLSPRGKVSVDERTNTLLVQDTATQVKAIRDLVKALDVPVEQVLIESRIVIANDTFGKELGARFGITPNWINQDSIGIGTGHLGSGTDDYWESATKALADPTGKSTVTIPGLSDRLSVNLPVTGAIGSYGFSILSKDFLVDLELSASQAESKSETISSPRVITSNQTKALIEQGVEIPYLQASSSGAANVAFKKAVLSLEVTPQITPDEHISMDLKVNQDTVGQIFSGVPSINTREVQTKVLVENGQTVVLGGVHEEENLSGTTKVPVLGDVPVLGRLFRTDNNSNKNRELLIFVTPKIVDSKR, from the coding sequence ATGAAAACAATAAAGCAAAGTGTTGCGTTGGCAATTCTCGTGGCCTGCACCCCTGCCAGCAGCTTGGTGTTTGCAGCCGATAAGCAACTGCAAAATATCACGGCACAAGCAACAGGCAATAAAACCGAAGTTCAATTGCAATTCAGCTCCCCTGTGCAATTGCCCCAAGGTTTTCTCATGGAAAATCCTTCACGGCTAGTCTTTGATTTTCCTGCGACCGACGTTGCCCCCAATACCCGCAGCAAAGCGGTTAACTTGGGAAATGTGCAAACCATTGATGCCGCCAATAACCAAGGCAAAGCACGGGTGGTGGTACACCTGAATGGCTTGGTCAACCACACGCTAGAATCCCGTGGCAACACCGTTGTCATGTTATTCGACAATAACGGCAAACAACAAACAACGCCCAACGTCCAGCGCAGCGGCAAAGCCAGCGCCGATAATTTTGCCCCCGCACCCAAACCGTCCACCGTGGAGACGCAAAATCTTGCGTCTCTACCCCCAACCGTGACGCCAGCCAGCCAAACGTTGCCATTGCCGGAATTGCCCGTTCCCGCCGCGCTGCCGAAAGATTACGCCTGGTATACGCCACCGGATGCTGTCGCTCCGCCAGCACCCGTGGTTATGCCTGCCCCCGTGGTCATGCCCCCCCCTAAAGCTGTAATCGCTCCTCCGATGGCAGCAAAACCCGCACCGTTGGCAAGCGTCGCTACCCCAGCACCAATGCCAGTAGCCGCACCAGCCAACACTGTGTCGCAATTACAAAGCGTGGATTTCCGGCGTGAACCTGACGGTAGCGGGCGGATGATAATTAATTTACCTTCCGCTGACACCAATGTTAGCGATAGCAAAAGCGGTAACACCATTACCGTTACCTTGGCGGACGTTGACGTGCCTGCGAATTTGCAAAAACGCATGGATGTGATGGACTTCGGCACGCCCGTGAGCAGCATCGACGTGGCGCAACGGAATGACGGGGCGCGAATTCGCCTTTCCAGCCACGAAGGGTTTGAATACCGCACCAATCGCAACGGCAATGAATACACCGTTTACATCGACAAACTCAACGTATCGGCTGAAGAAAAACTCGCGAGTGAACAGAAAAAGAAAACCTTTACCGGCGAAAAACTCTCGCTCAATTTCCAAGACATTGAAGTGCGGGCGGTATTGCAATTGCTGGCTGACTTCACCGACAAAAATATCGTGGTCAGTGACACCGTAGCGGGCAATATTACCGTGCGCCTCAAAGATGTGCCGTGGGATCAAGCGCTCGACATCGTGCTCGAATCAAAAAATCTGGCCATGCGCGAAAACGGCAACGTCATCTGGGTCGCGCCTGCCGCCGAATTGACCGCGAAGGAACAGCAAGAGCTGCAATCCATCAAAGCCAAGCAAGAATTAGAACCGTTGGTGACAGAATACATTGCCATTAATTTCGCCAAAGCCAGCGAACTGTCGGCGTTGATTGAAAAATCCAAAGGCGAAGACAAACAATCCCTGCTTTCGCCGCGCGGCAAAGTATCGGTAGACGAACGCACCAATACCCTGTTGGTGCAAGACACGGCAACACAAGTCAAAGCCATCCGCGATCTCGTCAAAGCACTGGACGTGCCGGTCGAACAAGTGTTGATTGAATCGCGCATCGTCATTGCCAACGACACCTTCGGCAAAGAACTCGGTGCACGCTTTGGCATTACACCAAACTGGATCAATCAAGACAGCATTGGCATTGGTACTGGGCATCTTGGCTCCGGCACTGACGATTACTGGGAAAGTGCCACCAAAGCACTGGCTGACCCAACGGGTAAAAGCACGGTCACTATTCCCGGTCTCAGTGACCGCCTCAGCGTCAACTTACCGGTTACTGGCGCGATTGGCAGCTACGGCTTCTCCATTTTGAGTAAGGACTTCTTGGTCGATCTCGAACTGTCTGCCTCACAAGCCGAAAGCAAGAGCGAGACCATTTCCAGCCCACGGGTGATTACCTCCAACCAAACCAAAGCGTTGATTGAGCAAGGGGTGGAAATTCCTTACCTGCAAGCCTCTTCCAGCGGTGCGGCGAACGTGGCCTTCAAAAAAGCGGTGCTCAGTCTTGAAGTCACGCCACAAATCACCCCGGACGAACACATTTCCATGGATTTGAAAGTGAATCAGGACACCGTGGGGCAAATCTTCTCCGGCGTCCCTAGCATCAACACCCGTGAAGTGCAAACCAAAGTGCTGGTAGAAAACGGGCAAACGGTAGTGCTCGGTGGCGTGCATGAGGAAGAAAACCTGAGCGGCACGACCAAAGTTCCGGTGTTAGGCGATGTGCCGGTGTTAGGCCGACTGTTCCGCACCGACAACAACAGCAACAAGAATCGTGAGCTACTGATTTTTGTTACCCCGAAAATTGTGGACAGTAAACGCTAA
- a CDS encoding DUF3131 domain-containing protein, whose protein sequence is MSFKQGLVRARSHLIFLTGLVTAFGLVGWLEGLSVGNANTPEAMIEISTEVNIAPTRALTAQELAWAKTAWKYFQNNTIPETGLVNSVDKYNASTLWDTSSYLMAVIAAQRLGIIDQTEFDARIFKALDSLTKMPLFEGKLPNKSYNTISLQMVDYNNQPSEQGIGWSAIDIGRVLVPFNVLTWHYPQHTASVKRVLETWDTAPMLVQGVLYGAAVNDDGKTEYLQEGRLGYEEYAAKSFNLMGLDVSNSLRYTDFLKFVDIGGIQVATDSRSAQQYGAHNYVVSEPYILDGVEFGWDHLSQELAWRVYKAQEKRFAETGILTAVSEDNIDQPPYFVYNTVFTDGKIWNAITEKGEDASQFKTLSTKAAFGWHVLYETDYTQKLVKKAATLADPERGWYSGVYEVSGQPNKALTANTNGIILEALAYKQGGKLMKLGK, encoded by the coding sequence ATGAGTTTTAAACAGGGCTTGGTGCGTGCACGTAGCCATTTGATTTTTTTGACAGGGTTAGTCACCGCGTTTGGTTTGGTGGGCTGGTTGGAAGGGCTTAGTGTGGGCAATGCGAATACCCCGGAGGCAATGATCGAAATCAGCACGGAGGTGAATATTGCGCCGACGCGTGCCTTAACCGCGCAGGAATTGGCGTGGGCAAAAACGGCGTGGAAATATTTCCAGAACAATACCATTCCTGAAACGGGGCTGGTGAATTCGGTTGATAAGTATAACGCCTCCACGTTGTGGGATACTTCGTCGTATTTGATGGCGGTGATTGCGGCGCAACGCTTAGGGATTATTGATCAAACCGAATTCGATGCGCGTATTTTCAAAGCCTTGGATTCTTTGACGAAAATGCCGCTGTTTGAAGGCAAGTTGCCGAATAAATCCTACAACACCATTTCCTTGCAAATGGTGGATTACAACAATCAGCCGTCAGAACAAGGGATTGGTTGGTCGGCAATCGACATCGGGCGTGTACTCGTGCCGTTTAACGTGCTGACTTGGCATTACCCGCAACACACTGCATCGGTTAAGCGGGTGCTGGAAACGTGGGATACCGCGCCGATGTTGGTACAGGGCGTATTGTATGGCGCGGCGGTTAATGATGATGGTAAAACCGAATACCTACAGGAAGGGCGTTTGGGCTATGAAGAATATGCTGCCAAATCCTTCAATTTGATGGGGCTAGATGTCTCCAATTCACTGCGTTACACCGATTTCCTCAAGTTTGTGGACATTGGTGGTATTCAGGTAGCGACCGATAGCCGCAGTGCGCAGCAATACGGGGCGCACAACTACGTGGTGAGTGAACCGTACATTCTGGATGGTGTGGAATTCGGTTGGGATCATCTGTCGCAAGAATTGGCGTGGCGCGTGTATAAGGCGCAGGAAAAGCGTTTTGCTGAAACGGGCATTCTCACCGCTGTATCCGAAGACAACATCGACCAGCCGCCGTACTTCGTTTACAACACTGTGTTTACCGATGGCAAAATCTGGAACGCTATCACGGAGAAGGGCGAAGATGCCAGCCAGTTTAAAACGTTGAGTACCAAAGCGGCATTCGGTTGGCACGTACTGTATGAAACCGACTACACCCAAAAGCTGGTGAAGAAAGCCGCGACTTTGGCTGACCCAGAACGCGGTTGGTATTCCGGCGTGTATGAAGTCAGTGGTCAGCCGAATAAAGCGCTTACCGCCAACACCAACGGCATTATCTTGGAAGCGTTGGCGTATAAGCAGGGCGGTAAATTGATGAAATTGGGAAAATAA